A DNA window from Loxodonta africana isolate mLoxAfr1 chromosome 7, mLoxAfr1.hap2, whole genome shotgun sequence contains the following coding sequences:
- the LOC135231895 gene encoding olfactory receptor 4S2 produces the protein MEKINNVTKFIFLGLSQNPEVEEVCFVVFSFFYMVILLGNFLIMLTVCVGNLFKSPMYFFLNYLSFVDICYSSVTAPKMIVDLLAKSKTISYVGCMLQLFGVHFFGCTEIFILTIMAYDRYVAICKPLHYMTIMDRDKCNKMLLGTWVGGFLHSIIQVALVAQLPFCGPNEIDHYFCDVHPVLKLACTDTYVVGGVVTANSATIALGSFVILLISYTVILVSLRKQSAEGRCKALSTCGSHIAVVVIFFGPCTFMYMRPDTTFSEDKMVAVFYTIVTPMLNPLIYTLRNAEVKNAMKKLWGRKVFWEGDGK, from the coding sequence atggaaaaaataaacaatgtaACCAAGTTCATTTTCTTGGGCCTTTCTCAGAACCCAGAGGTGGAAGAAGTTTGTTTcgtggtgttttctttcttctacatGGTTATTCTTCTGGGAAACTTTCTCATCATGCTGACAGTGTGTGTGGGCAACCTCTTTAAGTCTCCTATGTATTTCTTTCTCAACTATTTGTCTTTTGTGGACATCTGTTACTCCTCGGTTACAGCTCCCAAAATGATTGTTGACCTATTAGccaaaagtaaaactatctcctATGTGGGGTGCATGTTGCAACTCTTTGGGGTACATTTCTTTGGTTGCACTGAGATCTTCATCCTTACCATAATGGCCTATGATCgatatgtggccatctgtaaaccTCTACATTATATGACTATCATGGACCGGGACAAATGTAATAAAATGTTGCTGGGGACCTGGGTAGGTGGGTTCTTACATTCCATTATCCAGGTGGCTTTGGTGGCCCAGCTACCCTTTTGTGGACCCAACGAGATTGATCACTACTTTTGCGATGTCCACCCTGTGCTGAAACTGGCCTGCACAGACACATATGTTGTTGGTGGTGTTGTGACAGCCAACAGTGCAACCATTGCTCTGGGGAGCTTTGTTATCTTGTTAATCTCCTACACTGTCATCCTGGTGTCCCTGAGAAAGCAGTCAGCAGAAGGCAGGTGCAAAGCTCTCTCCACTTGTGGCTCCCACATTGCTGTGGTTGTCATCTTTTTTGGCCCATGTACTTTCATGTACATGCGCCCTGATACTACCTTTTCTGAGGATAAGATGGTGGCTGTATTTTACACCATTGTCACCCCCATGTTAAACCCCCTGATTTATACACTGAGAAATGCAGAAGTAAAAAATGCAATGAAGAAACTGTGGGGTAGGAAGGTTTTCTGGGAGGGTGATGGCAAGTAG